The Streptomyces spororaveus genome includes a region encoding these proteins:
- a CDS encoding glycoside hydrolase family 15 protein has product MEFGTGSGGVDGARYLPISEHGLIGDLRTAALVGTDGTIDWYCCPRFDAPSVFASILDADKGGSWELAAEVPARTRQFYFPDTNVLITRFYAADGVAEIQDFMPVVDESREASRHRLIRRVICVRGTLPFRTRVAPRFGYGAEAHTVRTQVHEAVFEAPSISLALTSTVPLESDGTDVGSHFKLLEGESVVFALDKISDDVRPQACPHAEAEEQFEATVRFWRHWLGRSRYRGRWREMVHRSALLLKLLTYVPTGAIVAAPTTSLPERVGGERNWDYRYVWVRDAAFAIYAMLRLGFTTEAEAFMGFLSDRGIMRGVGPTGPLQIMYGIDGRTELPESEPLHLEGHLGSAPVRVGNAATKQLQLDIYGALIDSVYLYDKWGQPISSDHWDEVGAVVDWLCDHWDQPDEGVWETRGGRRNFVYSRLMCWVAIERAIRMANRRGLPADLPRWQRSRDAIYRQIMRDGWSAKRGAFVQGLGDDVLDASVLMMPMAKFISPTDPKWLSTLDALTTDLVSDSLVYRYDPEASPDGLRGAEGTFSICSFWYVEALTRAGRLEDARLAFEKMLTYGNHLGLYAEEIGRSGEQLGNFPQAFTHLSLISAAFNLDRALG; this is encoded by the coding sequence ATGGAGTTCGGCACCGGATCCGGGGGAGTGGACGGTGCACGCTATCTGCCGATTTCCGAGCACGGCCTGATCGGTGATCTCCGCACCGCCGCGCTCGTCGGGACCGACGGAACGATCGACTGGTACTGCTGCCCGCGCTTCGACGCACCGAGTGTCTTCGCGTCCATCCTCGACGCCGACAAAGGCGGATCGTGGGAGCTGGCCGCCGAGGTGCCGGCGCGTACCCGGCAGTTCTACTTCCCCGACACCAACGTCCTGATCACACGGTTCTACGCGGCCGACGGGGTGGCGGAGATCCAGGACTTCATGCCGGTCGTCGACGAGTCGCGCGAGGCGTCACGGCACCGGCTGATCCGCCGGGTGATATGCGTGCGGGGAACCCTCCCCTTCAGGACACGGGTGGCCCCGCGCTTCGGCTACGGCGCCGAAGCGCACACCGTACGCACGCAGGTCCACGAAGCCGTCTTCGAAGCCCCGTCGATCTCACTGGCGCTGACCTCCACCGTGCCGCTCGAAAGCGACGGGACCGACGTGGGGTCGCACTTCAAGCTCCTCGAAGGCGAGTCCGTCGTCTTCGCCCTCGACAAGATCAGCGATGACGTCCGCCCGCAGGCCTGTCCGCACGCCGAGGCGGAGGAGCAGTTCGAGGCGACGGTCCGGTTCTGGCGCCACTGGCTGGGCCGCTCGCGCTATCGCGGCCGGTGGCGGGAGATGGTGCACCGCTCCGCGTTGCTGCTCAAGCTGCTCACCTATGTGCCGACCGGTGCGATCGTGGCCGCACCGACGACCAGCCTGCCCGAACGGGTCGGCGGTGAGCGCAACTGGGACTACCGGTACGTGTGGGTCCGCGACGCGGCCTTCGCCATCTACGCCATGCTCCGCCTGGGCTTCACGACGGAGGCCGAGGCGTTCATGGGCTTCCTCTCCGACCGGGGCATCATGCGGGGCGTCGGCCCCACCGGTCCACTGCAGATCATGTACGGCATCGACGGGCGCACCGAACTGCCCGAATCCGAGCCGCTCCACCTCGAAGGGCACCTGGGATCCGCTCCGGTGCGGGTCGGGAACGCCGCCACCAAGCAGCTCCAGTTGGACATCTACGGCGCGCTGATCGATTCGGTCTACCTCTACGACAAGTGGGGGCAGCCCATCAGCAGTGATCACTGGGACGAGGTCGGCGCGGTGGTGGACTGGCTCTGCGACCACTGGGACCAGCCCGACGAGGGCGTCTGGGAGACCCGGGGCGGCCGGCGGAACTTCGTCTACTCGCGGCTGATGTGCTGGGTGGCGATCGAACGGGCCATCCGGATGGCCAACCGGCGGGGCCTGCCCGCCGATCTTCCGCGCTGGCAGCGGAGCCGGGACGCGATCTACCGGCAGATCATGCGCGACGGCTGGTCGGCGAAGCGCGGCGCGTTCGTCCAAGGGCTGGGGGACGACGTACTCGACGCGTCCGTGCTGATGATGCCGATGGCCAAGTTCATCTCGCCCACCGACCCGAAGTGGCTCTCGACCCTGGATGCGCTCACCACGGATCTGGTCTCCGACTCGCTGGTCTACCGCTACGACCCGGAGGCCAGCCCGGACGGCCTGCGCGGCGCCGAGGGCACGTTCTCGATCTGCTCCTTCTGGTACGTCGAGGCGCTCACGCGTGCCGGACGCCTGGAGGATGCCCGCCTGGCCTTCGAGAAGATGCTCACCTACGGCAACCACCTCGGCCTCTACGCGGAGGAGATCGGCCGGAGCGGCGAACAACTAGGCAACTTCCCGCAGGCGTTCACCCACCTCTCGCTCATCAGCGCCGCCTTCAACCTCGACCGCGCCCTCGGCTGA
- a CDS encoding DUF2231 domain-containing protein yields the protein MNAHTPDASAVTGRTAVLDTASTRWLTALDRLERTSVADPAIRVLQRGIRALPLGGLRDLLRGRPLGHPLHPVLVQVPIGCWLSSAVLDVVPGTQRASTTLTAVGLAGIAPAAVAGWVDWADLPPEQARVGLAHAASNAAAVACYAVSLTSRLRGRPAKGRLWSLGGLAAVAVTGALGGHMAYRRAVGGYPAA from the coding sequence ATGAACGCACACACCCCCGACGCCTCGGCCGTGACCGGGCGGACCGCAGTACTCGACACCGCCTCGACCCGGTGGCTGACCGCGCTGGACCGGCTCGAACGGACCTCGGTGGCCGATCCGGCGATCAGAGTGCTCCAGCGGGGCATCCGCGCGCTCCCCCTGGGCGGACTGCGTGATCTGCTGCGCGGCAGGCCGCTCGGGCACCCCCTGCATCCCGTACTGGTGCAGGTGCCGATCGGATGCTGGCTCTCGTCCGCCGTGCTGGACGTCGTACCCGGTACGCAGCGGGCGAGCACGACCCTCACCGCCGTCGGACTGGCCGGGATCGCCCCGGCAGCGGTGGCCGGCTGGGTGGACTGGGCGGACCTGCCCCCCGAACAGGCCCGGGTCGGCCTGGCCCACGCGGCCTCGAACGCGGCCGCGGTGGCCTGTTACGCCGTGTCCCTGACGTCGCGGCTGCGCGGCCGCCCGGCGAAGGGCCGGCTCTGGTCCCTCGGCGGGCTGGCCGCCGTCGCCGTCACCGGCGCCCTTGGCGGGCACATGGCCTACCGCCGGGCGGTCGGAGGGTACCCGGCAGCATGA
- a CDS encoding magnesium and cobalt transport protein CorA, whose translation MPLEQAAARCRQGGFVWLGVFEPSPGELDRVREIFGLHELAVEDAAAFHLRPKAEQYEDGTELIILRTARYDDEREEIDTGEISVFLADHFVITVRQGIASELHEARSRLESRPELLKTGSSSTLWAILDQVVDSYAPVVGELERDIEQIEATVFSGAVAPTERIYSLRREATDFYRAVHPLLAVLTRRLQPGRTPPALQPYMRDVHDHLLLVNEEVAAQRDLLTTVLEANIAVISVEQNKINLRQSATMERLTILASVFLPLSFVVGFFGQNFAWLVTHISSFTAFLTLTLLGVLLPCLLLYVWLRRRRNRPTPPLPEASPVGRNAPTSSAQ comes from the coding sequence ATGCCTCTGGAGCAGGCGGCCGCGCGCTGCCGGCAAGGCGGATTCGTCTGGCTGGGCGTCTTCGAACCGTCTCCCGGGGAACTGGACCGGGTCCGCGAGATCTTCGGACTGCACGAGCTCGCCGTCGAGGACGCCGCAGCCTTCCACCTGCGGCCGAAGGCCGAGCAGTACGAGGACGGCACAGAACTGATCATCCTGCGCACGGCCCGCTACGACGACGAGCGCGAGGAGATCGACACCGGCGAGATCAGCGTCTTCCTCGCCGACCACTTCGTGATCACCGTCCGCCAGGGCATCGCGAGCGAGCTCCACGAAGCCCGCAGCCGACTGGAGAGCCGCCCCGAACTGCTCAAGACCGGCAGCTCCTCCACGCTGTGGGCGATCCTCGACCAGGTCGTCGACAGCTACGCGCCGGTCGTCGGCGAGCTCGAGCGCGACATCGAGCAGATCGAGGCCACGGTGTTCTCCGGGGCCGTCGCCCCGACCGAACGGATCTACTCCCTGCGCCGCGAGGCCACCGACTTCTACCGGGCCGTACACCCGCTGCTCGCCGTCCTCACCAGGAGACTGCAGCCCGGCAGGACGCCGCCCGCGCTCCAGCCGTACATGCGTGACGTGCACGATCACCTGCTGCTCGTCAACGAGGAGGTCGCCGCCCAGCGCGACCTCCTGACCACCGTCCTGGAAGCGAACATCGCGGTGATCTCCGTGGAGCAGAACAAGATCAACCTTCGGCAGAGCGCCACGATGGAACGGCTCACGATCCTCGCGAGCGTGTTCCTCCCGCTGTCCTTCGTGGTCGGCTTCTTCGGGCAGAACTTCGCCTGGCTGGTCACCCACATCAGCAGCTTCACGGCGTTCCTCACCCTCACCCTCCTCGGGGTGCTCCTTCCGTGCCTGCTGCTGTACGTCTGGCTGCGCCGGCGCCGGAACCGGCCGACACCGCCGTTGCCGGAAGCGAGCCCCGTCGGCCGGAACGCCCCGACATCCTCCGCGCAGTGA